Proteins encoded in a region of the Rutidosis leptorrhynchoides isolate AG116_Rl617_1_P2 chromosome 9, CSIRO_AGI_Rlap_v1, whole genome shotgun sequence genome:
- the LOC139868092 gene encoding uncharacterized mitochondrial protein AtMg01250-like: MKFFMIKVSKRKGFLFKVDFEKAFDSINWGFMMDVMELMGFGLRWHNWIFSCLSSDSISILINSSPTKEFRLQKGVCQGDSLSPYLFIMVAEGLKHLTKVAAANNRYSGIKIGCDNIQVTHLQYTDDTFFLEWNR, translated from the coding sequence ATGAAGTTCTTCATGATTAAAGTCTCTAAAAGAAAAGGCTTTCTTTTTAAAGTCGATTTTGAGAAAGCCTTTGATAGTATAAATTGGGGTTTCATGATGGACGTCATGGAGCTCATGGGGTTTGGTCTTAGATGGCATAATTGGATATTTTCTTGCTTATCCTCGGATTCTATCTCTATTCTAATCAACAGTTCTCCGACCAAGGAATTTCGTCTTCAAAAGGGGGTATGCCAAGGTGATTCACTGTCACCCTACCTCTTCATCATGGTCGCCGAGGGGCTTAAACACCTCACTAAGGTTGCGGCTGCCAATAATCGGTATTCGGGCATCAAAATTGGATGTGATAATATTCAGGTTACTCATCTCCAATATACTGATGATACGTTTTTTTTAGAGTGGAATAGGTGA